Part of the Nocardioides perillae genome is shown below.
GCGGCGTCACGCTGGTCTGCGCAGCAGCTCGGCGGAGCGCTCGACGGCGCGGGCATCGAGACGCGGCCTCTCTGGAAGCCGATGCACCTTCAACCCGTGTGCCGGGACCTCCCCGGTCTGATCAACGGCACTTCGGAGCGGATCTTTTCCCACGGCCTGACGCTGCCGGCCGGATCGGTGATGACCGACGACGAATTCGCCCGGATCGAGGACGCTGTCCGGGCGGTGATCGCGTCGTGAGGCGACACGACGCCGTCAAGCGCACGATCGACTTGGTGGTTAGCACTGTCGCGCTCGTGCTGTCGGCGCCCTTGCAGGCGGTCATCGCCGTCGTTGTGCGCCGCAAGCTGGGCTCGCCGGTCCTCTTCCGGCAGCCCCGCCCGGGCCGGGACGGCGAGGTCTTCGAGCTGGTCAAGTTCCGCACGATGCTGGAGCTGGACGTGCAGCGGGGCCTCGTGACCGACGCGGAGCGGCTGACGCCCTTCGGCGCGCTGCTCCGGTCGACGAGTCTCGATGAGCTGCCGACCCTGTGGAACGTCGTGCGTGGTGACATGAGTCTGGTTGGTCCGCGGCCGCTGCTGGTGCAGTATCTCGAGCGCTACAGCCCGGAGCAGGCGCGTCGGCACGAGGTGCGCCCGGGGATCACCGGGCTTGCTCAAGTGAGTGGTCGCAATGCGCTGACGTGGGACGCCAAGTTCGCCAAGGACGTTGAGTACGTGGACAATCGGAGCCTCCGCCTCGACGCGGCGATCGTGTGGCGGACGCTCGCCCAGGTCTTTCGCCGCCACGGCATAACGGCGGACGGCGATGTCACGATGCCGGAGTTCTTGGGGCGGACCCATGGTTGAGCCGTTGGTTATCGTTGGCGCAGGTGGCTTCGGCCGCGAGACCGCCGACGTCGTCGAGGCAATCAACGCCATCGCACCCACGTGGGAACTCCTTGGTTTCGTCGACGACGCGCCGTCCGACGTCAATCTCGAGCGATTGGCGGCGCGGGGCTACGACCTCCTGGGGGGCACCGACCACCTCGTCAGCCTCGACAACTGCGCGCACTACGTGATCGGCGTCGGCTGCCCGCGCGCTCGCCGGGCCGTCGCGGACCGGTTGAGATGCGGCCGTCACGTGCCTGCCACCCTGGTGCATCCCGCCGCCACCATCGGGTCCGCGGTGTCGATCGGGGAGGGCACGGTCATCTGTGCGGGCGCCCGGCTGACGACGAACATCGCAGTTGGCCGACACGTGCACGTCAATCCCAGCGCGACGGTCGGGCACGACACGACGCTTGGTGACTTCGTTAGCCTGAACCCCGCCTCGTCGATCTCGGGCGACTGCGTGATCGGAGCAGGGTCGCTGGTGGGAGTCGGTGCAGTCGTCCTCAACCAGTTGCGGGTCGGGGAGGACGCGACGGTCGGGGCGAGTGCCTGCGTCGTGCGAGACGTGCTCGACGGCGCCACCGTGAAGGGTGTGCCGGCGCGATGACCGGTTTGAGGGTGGTGGCGCTCGTGTGTCAGTGGTACCCGCCCGAGCCGGTAGAGATCCCGTCCGGGATAGCAGCAGCGCTTCGGGATCAAGGACTGGTCTTGAGGGTGCTGACCGGAATCCCGAACTATCCGTCCGGTGCGGTGCACGACGGGTATGCGCCCTGGAGCCGCCGGAGGGAGACACTCGACGGTATCGAGGTCATCCGGTCGCCTCTTTACCCCAGCCACGACGCGAGCGCACTCCGTCGGCTGCTGAACTACGGCAGCTGGGCAATCAGCAGCTCCGTGTTCGGCCAGCGGGTGCTCCGCGAGACCGACGTGGCGCTCGTCTACTCGTCGCCCGCCACTGCTGCGCTCCCAGCCATGGTGGCCAGAACTCTCTGGCGGACCCCGTACGTTCTCTTGGTGCAGGACGTTTGGCCCGACTCGATCTTTGCCTCGGGCTTCCTGTCTGGGCGGTGGGGGCGGCAGGCGCACAACCTGATCGATGTCTTCGTTCGGCGGGCTTACGCGCGCGCGGCGCACATCGTGGTCACTTCTCCAGGGATGGCCGACCTGCTCGCGCGACGTGGCGTTCCGCAGAACAAGCTCACCATCATTTACAACTGGCTGCCTGAGGACCGAAGCGCCCAGCCTGCCGATCACGATGCAGATTTAAAGCGAGCTTTGGGCGTCCCGGCCGACTCGCTCCTTTTCATGTATGCCGGGAACCACGGGAAGGCGCAGGCGCTCGATGCGCTCATCGACGCGTTCACGAGCGATGAGACCCGACCCGCGCATCTGGTGCTTATGGGCGACGGAGTGGAGAAGGCGCGGCTCATCGACCGCGCCCGCGCGTCGGCCCGCATCCACTTCCTGGACCCGGTTCCGCGAGCCGAGGCGGATCGCCTCATGGTTTCCGCAGACGTGTCTGTGGTGTCGTTGGCTGACGAGCCTCTGTTCGCCGTCACGATGCCCAGCAAGGTCCAGTCTGGGCTGGCGTCCGGGCGCCCGTTGCTCGTAATTGCGCGCGGCGACGCAGCCGACGTCGTGACCGGTTCGGGCGCGGGAGTAGCGGCAGCCCCGAGCGATCCGGTCGCGATTGCCGAGGCGGTCGCGAAGCTCTCTGCGACCTCGCTTCACGAGCTGACCTTGATGGGACGGCGCGGCCTCGAGGTCTACCGCAGCCAGATGGCACGGGACGTCGGCGCTAAGCGCATGCGTGCCGTTTTACGTGATGCGGCGCGGCGCAGCCGCACGGCGATCGCCGGACCCCCCGATCGAACGGCGGAAGGATCAGTCAGTGAGCAGCGTTGAGGGCCCCGTACTCGTCACAGGAGGCACGGGCTCGTTCGGCTCCACCATGGCACGCCGACTGTTGGCGACCGGTGCGCCTGAAATCCGCATCTTCAGCCGCGACGAGGCCAAGCAAGACGCCATGCGCCGGGATCTGGCTGACGGTCGCGTCAAGTTCTACGTCGGAGACGTGCGGGACCCGCGCAGCGTGGAGGACGCGATGGCCGGCGTCCGGCACGTCTTCCACGCTGCAGCGTTGAAGCAGGTCCCGAGCTGCGAGTTCTTCCCGCAACAGGCGGTGTTGACCAACGTGAACGGCAGCGACAACGTCATCCGCGCCGCCGAGCGAGCCGGCGCGGAGTCTGTGGTGTGCCTGAGTACGGACAAGGCGGTCTACCCGATCAATGCCATGGGGATGTCCAAAGCGATGATGGAGAAGGTCGCGCAGGCCCATGCGCGGAACCGCCGAGAGAACGGCACCACCGTGTCCGTGACTCGCTACGGGAACGTGATGTACAGCCGCGGCTCGGTGATCCCGGTGTTCATTCAGCAGATCAAGCAGGGTCTGCCATTGACCGTGACCGACCCGCACATGACCCGCTTCCTCATGTCGCTCGACGATTCAGTCGACCTGGTCGAGTACGCCTTCCACCACGCTGAGCCCGGAGACCTGTTCGTGCGGAAGGCGCCCGCCGCCACCGTCCAGGACCTGGCCCGGGCGGTCGCCTCGCTGTTCGGCGACGAGGACCCGGAGATCCGGGTCATCGGCACCAGGCACGGTGAGAAGCTCTACGAGTCCTTGTTGAGCAGGGAGGAGCTGCAGCGGGCCGAGGACTGCGGTGGGTACTACCGCGTGCCGCTCGATGCGCGTTCTCTTGAGTACGAGCTCTACTTCGACCAGGGTGAATCGGAAGTGGTCCATTACGACTACACGTCGCACAACGCCGAGCGGCTGGACGTGGAGGCAACCAAAAGGCTGCTGCTCCAGCTCCAGCCGGTCCGTGAGGAACTGCGAGCGGTGGGGCGCAACCCGGGGCAGTTGCTGTGAAGGTTGCGATCACGGGTGGCTACGGCTTCCTCGGTTGGCACACGGCTTGCCGTCTGCGCGCCCTGCACGGCACTGAGCCAGTTCG
Proteins encoded:
- a CDS encoding sugar transferase, with the translated sequence MRRHDAVKRTIDLVVSTVALVLSAPLQAVIAVVVRRKLGSPVLFRQPRPGRDGEVFELVKFRTMLELDVQRGLVTDAERLTPFGALLRSTSLDELPTLWNVVRGDMSLVGPRPLLVQYLERYSPEQARRHEVRPGITGLAQVSGRNALTWDAKFAKDVEYVDNRSLRLDAAIVWRTLAQVFRRHGITADGDVTMPEFLGRTHG
- a CDS encoding acetyltransferase, translating into MVEPLVIVGAGGFGRETADVVEAINAIAPTWELLGFVDDAPSDVNLERLAARGYDLLGGTDHLVSLDNCAHYVIGVGCPRARRAVADRLRCGRHVPATLVHPAATIGSAVSIGEGTVICAGARLTTNIAVGRHVHVNPSATVGHDTTLGDFVSLNPASSISGDCVIGAGSLVGVGAVVLNQLRVGEDATVGASACVVRDVLDGATVKGVPAR
- a CDS encoding glycosyltransferase family 4 protein, whose product is MTGLRVVALVCQWYPPEPVEIPSGIAAALRDQGLVLRVLTGIPNYPSGAVHDGYAPWSRRRETLDGIEVIRSPLYPSHDASALRRLLNYGSWAISSSVFGQRVLRETDVALVYSSPATAALPAMVARTLWRTPYVLLVQDVWPDSIFASGFLSGRWGRQAHNLIDVFVRRAYARAAHIVVTSPGMADLLARRGVPQNKLTIIYNWLPEDRSAQPADHDADLKRALGVPADSLLFMYAGNHGKAQALDALIDAFTSDETRPAHLVLMGDGVEKARLIDRARASARIHFLDPVPRAEADRLMVSADVSVVSLADEPLFAVTMPSKVQSGLASGRPLLVIARGDAADVVTGSGAGVAAAPSDPVAIAEAVAKLSATSLHELTLMGRRGLEVYRSQMARDVGAKRMRAVLRDAARRSRTAIAGPPDRTAEGSVSEQR
- a CDS encoding SDR family NAD(P)-dependent oxidoreductase, with the translated sequence MSSVEGPVLVTGGTGSFGSTMARRLLATGAPEIRIFSRDEAKQDAMRRDLADGRVKFYVGDVRDPRSVEDAMAGVRHVFHAAALKQVPSCEFFPQQAVLTNVNGSDNVIRAAERAGAESVVCLSTDKAVYPINAMGMSKAMMEKVAQAHARNRRENGTTVSVTRYGNVMYSRGSVIPVFIQQIKQGLPLTVTDPHMTRFLMSLDDSVDLVEYAFHHAEPGDLFVRKAPAATVQDLARAVASLFGDEDPEIRVIGTRHGEKLYESLLSREELQRAEDCGGYYRVPLDARSLEYELYFDQGESEVVHYDYTSHNAERLDVEATKRLLLQLQPVREELRAVGRNPGQLL